From Bdellovibrionales bacterium, one genomic window encodes:
- a CDS encoding M12 family metallopeptidase, producing the protein MNWKSGIFLGFLTVLGFSLYKAQTPEAPADSIKEIPKSTTSEKETKTLPTPLAMDNKIAPPKENRKVIPPPSPPIVMTVQQKESGTAVFKYKMEDGVAVVFEDVVLGQPQANAPAYGRIPPIKTWEDGTIPIHIQPDVDHPDRVRQAMELFADTPIVFVPYENQNDALVFIDADGECKSYIGKMGGRQPIWIGPQCGPREIAHEIMHALGFIHEQNRNDRDGFIKVFPENIQEGYEQNFEILPDEFMKISGLTDFDFNSIMIYSKTMFAKPGTHTLESKKSDTEIIPGTGLSQFDRARLEKAYGEK; encoded by the coding sequence ATGAATTGGAAGAGTGGAATATTTTTAGGATTTTTGACCGTCTTGGGCTTTTCTTTGTATAAAGCCCAAACACCAGAAGCTCCTGCAGATTCTATTAAAGAAATTCCCAAATCCACGACGAGCGAAAAAGAAACCAAGACCCTCCCCACCCCCCTCGCTATGGACAATAAAATCGCACCACCTAAAGAAAATCGTAAAGTGATTCCGCCTCCATCACCACCTATCGTTATGACGGTCCAGCAGAAAGAGAGCGGCACCGCTGTCTTTAAATATAAAATGGAAGACGGAGTGGCGGTGGTCTTTGAAGACGTCGTTTTAGGTCAACCTCAAGCCAATGCGCCGGCCTATGGGCGAATACCTCCTATTAAAACTTGGGAGGATGGAACGATCCCCATTCATATCCAACCCGATGTTGATCACCCGGATCGAGTGCGACAAGCTATGGAACTCTTTGCCGATACACCCATCGTGTTCGTCCCCTACGAGAATCAAAATGATGCTCTCGTGTTTATCGACGCCGACGGCGAGTGCAAATCCTATATTGGTAAAATGGGCGGGCGACAACCGATCTGGATTGGGCCTCAATGCGGTCCGCGAGAAATTGCTCACGAAATCATGCACGCTTTAGGATTTATTCATGAGCAAAATCGGAACGACAGAGACGGATTTATCAAGGTTTTTCCAGAAAACATCCAAGAGGGCTACGAGCAAAATTTCGAGATTCTCCCCGATGAATTTATGAAAATTAGCGGCCTGACCGATTTCGATTTTAATTCGATCATGATCTACTCTAAAACAATGTTTGCGAAGCCTGGAACCCATACTCTCGAATCCAAAAAAAGCGATACAGAAATTATCCCCGGCACAGGCTTAAGTCAGTTCGATCGCGCTCGCCTGGAAAAGGCCTACGGCGAAAAATGA